One genomic window of Thermoplasmata archaeon includes the following:
- a CDS encoding orotate phosphoribosyltransferase yields the protein MDDDRASVLAAIRTQALHREGSFLLASGRRSDYFLDMKTVLNDGTILERIARMILSKIPREATAV from the coding sequence TTGGACGACGACAGGGCATCGGTGCTCGCAGCCATCCGAACGCAGGCGCTTCACCGGGAGGGTTCCTTCCTGCTGGCTTCTGGGCGAAGAAGCGACTACTTCCTCGACATGAAGACCGTGCTCAACGATGGAACCATCCTCGAGAGAATCGCTCGGATGATCCTGTCGAAGATTCCCCGCGAAGCAACAGCAGT